One genomic region from Metallosphaera tengchongensis encodes:
- a CDS encoding archaellin/type IV pilin N-terminal domain-containing protein gives MRKGISNAIALLILIVVVLVIAVPALLYVSNSQQAATTQSALVNNYIYLKSLQVKQVQEGHPAIFYANSSILFYYTNGTFVPPTNLTITHILFLNGSIWQNVTQIHYPLEVSRFFNLSLPGYVQGHPIIIVTSLGNVFFLTPKSSIGPYSLSSKGGFTVVTQIYGSPPLSVSTNISTNIYGKFENFTTPVSFPNYTGTFVVKAPQYVFYERPNGSVVTGVFRNWIVLGTASLNSTNSTDVRVTLEGTSTVLEANYTPVTKIITISLKVHPSTNNICVLVDGRPYNFDNTINVTVPAGYINVSLKTLQFNYSGSNQNIIYHYSYDYSSFGSNKYDVTSFILFSLSNSSLNINYINNFNYVKIYIGYSVYNNGYMPNVTAIYYVKGFIGDYIIPGRQVYPLSPSSDVLFLNSSLYNYNEYYWVVNGTYSIGGTGNVLRGPFLVIYNNSNLQLFNNISWNPYIFLVNGTKSNNLVVTINDFTNITVEYVYEYGYDQF, from the coding sequence ATGAGGAAAGGTATATCCAACGCTATCGCTCTGCTTATCCTGATTGTCGTTGTCCTAGTAATAGCCGTTCCTGCCCTCCTTTACGTCTCAAACTCCCAGCAGGCTGCTACCACCCAAAGCGCCCTGGTGAACAATTACATTTACCTTAAGTCCCTCCAAGTCAAGCAAGTTCAGGAGGGACACCCTGCTATTTTCTACGCGAATTCTTCCATCCTCTTCTACTATACCAACGGTACCTTCGTGCCCCCAACCAACCTAACAATTACCCATATACTTTTCCTCAATGGGTCAATTTGGCAGAACGTGACTCAGATCCATTACCCCCTTGAAGTATCAAGGTTCTTCAACCTCTCTCTCCCTGGCTACGTCCAGGGACACCCAATCATAATAGTGACTTCTCTAGGGAACGTCTTCTTCTTGACGCCTAAGTCGTCCATCGGTCCGTACTCCCTCTCCTCAAAGGGTGGGTTTACAGTTGTGACACAGATATATGGTAGTCCTCCTCTGTCAGTGTCAACGAACATCTCCACCAATATTTATGGTAAATTTGAAAATTTCACAACCCCAGTTTCGTTCCCCAACTACACGGGGACTTTCGTGGTGAAAGCCCCTCAATACGTGTTCTACGAAAGACCTAACGGTTCCGTTGTGACAGGGGTATTCAGGAACTGGATAGTGCTCGGAACAGCCAGCCTGAATTCGACCAATTCAACTGACGTTAGAGTTACGTTGGAGGGGACGTCCACTGTGCTAGAGGCTAACTACACTCCAGTCACCAAGATAATCACGATTTCTCTAAAGGTCCACCCATCTACTAATAACATCTGTGTGCTCGTTGATGGAAGGCCTTACAATTTCGATAACACGATAAACGTCACAGTCCCTGCAGGATACATCAACGTTTCCCTAAAGACCCTCCAGTTCAACTACTCCGGAAGCAACCAAAATATAATATATCATTACTCGTACGACTATTCGAGTTTTGGTAGTAACAAGTACGATGTTACCAGCTTCATATTATTCTCGTTATCAAATTCCTCATTAAATATTAATTATATTAATAATTTTAATTATGTGAAAATTTACATCGGTTATTCAGTATATAATAATGGATATATGCCAAATGTTACAGCAATCTATTATGTTAAAGGATTCATTGGTGATTATATAATCCCTGGTCGTCAAGTATATCCTCTTTCCCCTTCTTCTGATGTATTATTTTTGAATTCGTCGCTATATAATTACAACGAATACTATTGGGTAGTCAACGGTACTTATTCAATAGGAGGTACGGGAAATGTATTAAGAGGCCCCTTCCTTGTAATATATAATAACTCAAACTTACAATTATTCAATAATATAAGTTGGAATCCTTATATATTCTTGGTCAACGGCACCAAGTCTAATAACTTAGTAGTAACGATAAATGATTTTACTAATATTACAGTAGAATATGTCTATGAATATGGTTATGATCAGTTTTAG
- the fdhF gene encoding formate dehydrogenase subunit alpha, which produces MLKYQSTNVSIPVKLNGREGVANPGETVLDFLRRSGTYVPHVCYSEGLVPLNSCDTCLVEVNGKLRRACSTEVSEGMVIVTESERAKKARREAISRILGLHKLYCTLCDNNLGCQLHEAVIREKVYHQSYREKPYSVDAGPFYVYDPAQCILCGRCVEACQDFAVNEVIWIDWDLDPPRVVWDNGNPIGNSSCVNCGTCVTVCPVNALMEKGMLGEAGFFTWMRDDVKRKLIEDVGKTEDNFSLLMLVSELESKARETRIKRTKTVCTYCGVGCSFEVWTKGRKILKIEPRPESPANGVLTCVKGKFGWDFVNSEDRLRVPLIRDGDKFREATWEEAISLVARKMKEIKEKYGPDSLGFVASDKMSNEEAYLLQKLARAVVGTNNVDNSSRYCQSPATVGLWRTVGIGADSGTIKDIESSDLIVIVGHNTTESHPVVGSKVKRAKKIRGAKIAVVDVRKHEMAERADLFIRPKPGTDAAVLAGVAKYLIDMDWVDHKFLERVKGFNEFKKSVEGFTLDYVESVTGVPREQLVRLAEMIHEAKSVSFLWGMGVTQHLGGADTSTIISDILLLTGNYGRPGTGAFPMRGHNNVQGVSDFGCLPNYLPGYQKLEENVISKFEDAWRAKLSRRPGLQIPEMIEGVLEGKIHALFIVGEDTVMVDCGTPLTKKALESVNFLVVQDVFMTETAKLADVILPAVPSLEKEGTFVNTERRIQRFYKAMEPLGDAKPDWEIIQMIANALGADWSYSHPSQIMDEVARLTPVFSGVSYSKLEGFNSLVWPVTEEGDTPLLYVNSFATPDGKATLYPLSWRPSSLRDQTHAITLNTGRVLEHFHGGTMTGRVEGLRRKFPEPFVEVSKELSERYSIKDGDLILVKSKSGGEIKARALVSDSVTGEEVFIPLFASDPRNAVNNLTGTEVDKASGTPGYKDTPVMIEKLSQSGDRPLPRDNWRYHVKERRSQVGIEVEKKWKRTEFRPLIE; this is translated from the coding sequence ATGTTAAAATATCAATCCACAAATGTGTCGATTCCTGTAAAGTTAAATGGAAGAGAGGGAGTTGCGAACCCAGGCGAGACCGTCCTTGACTTTTTGAGGAGGTCTGGGACTTACGTGCCCCACGTGTGTTACAGTGAGGGACTGGTACCACTGAACAGTTGCGACACCTGTCTTGTCGAAGTCAACGGAAAGTTAAGGAGGGCCTGTTCGACGGAGGTAAGCGAAGGCATGGTGATAGTGACCGAAAGCGAAAGGGCAAAGAAGGCTAGGAGGGAGGCGATCTCCAGGATCCTGGGGCTCCACAAGCTTTACTGCACCCTCTGCGACAACAACCTAGGCTGTCAACTACATGAGGCTGTCATAAGGGAGAAGGTTTACCACCAGAGCTATAGGGAGAAGCCCTACTCGGTAGACGCTGGTCCCTTCTACGTGTACGACCCTGCCCAGTGCATCCTCTGCGGAAGGTGCGTGGAGGCCTGTCAGGACTTCGCAGTGAACGAGGTTATCTGGATAGACTGGGACTTGGACCCCCCTAGGGTGGTGTGGGACAACGGTAACCCCATTGGGAACTCCTCCTGTGTGAACTGCGGTACCTGCGTTACAGTTTGCCCAGTCAACGCCCTCATGGAGAAGGGGATGCTGGGAGAGGCTGGTTTCTTCACGTGGATGAGGGATGACGTGAAGAGGAAGTTAATCGAGGACGTGGGCAAGACTGAGGACAACTTCAGCCTGCTCATGTTGGTGAGCGAGCTGGAGTCTAAGGCTAGGGAGACCAGGATAAAGAGGACTAAGACCGTTTGCACTTACTGCGGGGTAGGGTGCTCCTTCGAGGTCTGGACTAAGGGGAGGAAAATCCTGAAGATAGAACCTAGGCCGGAGTCCCCAGCCAACGGAGTCCTCACCTGCGTCAAGGGGAAGTTCGGCTGGGACTTCGTGAACAGCGAGGACAGGCTGAGGGTCCCCCTGATTAGGGATGGGGACAAGTTCAGAGAGGCAACTTGGGAGGAGGCGATCTCTTTAGTAGCTAGGAAGATGAAGGAGATCAAGGAGAAGTACGGTCCTGACTCCTTGGGGTTCGTCGCCTCAGACAAGATGAGCAACGAGGAGGCTTACCTCCTCCAGAAGCTGGCTAGGGCAGTTGTGGGCACAAACAACGTCGACAACTCGTCTAGGTACTGTCAGTCCCCAGCCACTGTGGGCCTGTGGAGGACCGTAGGTATTGGGGCTGACTCTGGGACAATTAAGGACATAGAGAGCTCTGACCTGATAGTCATAGTAGGACACAACACGACAGAGAGCCACCCAGTGGTTGGTAGCAAGGTAAAGAGGGCGAAGAAGATCAGGGGGGCTAAGATAGCAGTTGTAGACGTAAGGAAGCACGAGATGGCTGAGAGGGCTGACCTCTTCATAAGACCTAAGCCCGGTACTGACGCTGCAGTGCTCGCTGGAGTGGCCAAGTACTTGATAGACATGGACTGGGTCGACCACAAGTTCCTGGAAAGGGTCAAGGGTTTCAATGAGTTTAAGAAGTCAGTGGAAGGTTTCACCCTAGACTACGTGGAGTCGGTCACAGGGGTCCCGAGGGAGCAGTTGGTGAGGCTAGCTGAGATGATACACGAGGCTAAGTCGGTCTCCTTCCTTTGGGGGATGGGGGTCACCCAGCACCTTGGTGGAGCGGACACTTCTACAATAATCTCTGACATACTCCTCCTCACGGGGAACTACGGGAGGCCAGGGACTGGGGCTTTTCCCATGAGGGGCCACAACAACGTCCAGGGCGTAAGCGACTTTGGGTGCCTGCCAAACTACCTCCCCGGTTACCAGAAGCTCGAGGAGAACGTGATCTCCAAGTTCGAGGACGCCTGGAGGGCGAAGCTCAGCAGAAGGCCTGGTCTCCAAATACCGGAGATGATAGAGGGCGTCCTGGAGGGAAAGATCCACGCCCTCTTCATAGTAGGGGAAGACACAGTAATGGTGGACTGCGGAACGCCCCTTACCAAGAAGGCGTTAGAGAGCGTTAACTTCCTAGTGGTCCAAGACGTGTTCATGACTGAGACTGCTAAGCTCGCAGACGTCATTCTACCGGCTGTTCCCAGCCTGGAGAAGGAGGGTACCTTTGTGAACACCGAGAGGAGGATACAGAGGTTCTATAAGGCTATGGAACCCTTGGGAGACGCAAAACCTGATTGGGAGATCATACAGATGATAGCGAACGCTCTAGGAGCAGACTGGAGTTACTCCCACCCGTCCCAGATAATGGACGAGGTGGCTAGGCTGACCCCAGTTTTCTCAGGAGTTAGCTACTCCAAGTTAGAGGGTTTCAACAGCTTAGTCTGGCCTGTGACTGAGGAGGGGGACACCCCATTGCTCTATGTGAACTCCTTCGCTACTCCCGACGGGAAGGCCACGCTCTATCCGCTAAGTTGGAGGCCAAGCTCCCTGAGGGACCAGACCCACGCAATCACCCTGAACACTGGGAGAGTCCTGGAACACTTTCACGGTGGGACCATGACTGGGAGGGTTGAGGGCTTGAGGAGAAAGTTCCCTGAACCGTTCGTAGAGGTATCAAAAGAGCTAAGCGAGAGGTACTCCATAAAGGACGGAGATCTAATCCTAGTTAAGTCCAAGTCCGGAGGGGAGATAAAAGCTAGGGCGTTGGTCAGCGATAGCGTGACAGGGGAGGAGGTTTTCATACCTCTCTTCGCCTCAGACCCTAGGAATGCCGTGAACAACCTAACTGGGACGGAGGTGGACAAGGCTTCCGGGACACCCGGATACAAGGACACGCCAGTGATGATCGAGAAGCTCAGCCAATCAGGGGACAGACCGTTGCCCAGGGACAACTGGAGATACCACGTAAAGGAGAGGAGGAGCCAGGTAGGCATAGAGGTCGAGAAGAAATGGAAGAGGACGGAGTTCAGACCCTTGATAGAGTGA
- a CDS encoding DUF1641 domain-containing protein — protein MEEDGVQTLDRVISLLGEDSESLEQFLRFVRALHKSGVLQLMTGLLENFEGTLSTLSEENRGLIKTLGVLYSVLNGDEEVEDASLTQLIKELNDPDVRRGLRLVLKVLRAIGSASRQG, from the coding sequence ATGGAAGAGGACGGAGTTCAGACCCTTGATAGAGTGATCTCTCTGCTTGGGGAGGACTCTGAATCCCTAGAGCAGTTCCTGAGGTTCGTGAGGGCCCTCCACAAGTCCGGGGTTTTACAGTTGATGACTGGGCTACTGGAAAACTTTGAGGGGACGCTCTCCACCCTGTCAGAGGAGAATAGGGGACTAATCAAAACCCTGGGCGTTCTGTACTCAGTACTCAACGGGGATGAGGAGGTGGAGGACGCGTCCCTTACCCAGTTGATCAAGGAGCTGAACGATCCAGACGTGAGGAGAGGTCTAAGACTGGTACTAAAGGTGTTAAGGGCGATAGGGAGTGCAAGTAGACAAGGTTAA
- a CDS encoding muconolactone Delta-isomerase, whose amino-acid sequence MLFLLWFKVKQPESLTQRHLMQIWQREAEAALPAVKQGKIKGLWKVSGKREVVAILDAESHEEIDQILENLPIVKEMGYAVEIEVHAIHPYESFYELVKKIAT is encoded by the coding sequence ATGTTATTCCTACTATGGTTCAAGGTTAAGCAACCGGAGTCCTTGACCCAGAGGCACCTCATGCAGATCTGGCAGAGGGAGGCTGAGGCGGCTCTCCCTGCAGTAAAACAAGGGAAGATTAAGGGCCTCTGGAAGGTCTCAGGGAAGAGGGAGGTTGTGGCCATCCTGGACGCTGAGTCCCACGAGGAGATAGACCAGATTTTGGAGAACTTACCCATAGTGAAGGAGATGGGATACGCTGTGGAAATTGAGGTCCACGCGATCCATCCCTATGAAAGCTTTTATGAGTTGGTTAAGAAAATAGCCACATGA
- the fdhD gene encoding formate dehydrogenase accessory sulfurtransferase FdhD encodes MQVDKVKILKVRENGESLEEDYVAVEEPLEIKICEEECRTFAVIMRTPGQDEELSLGFLFSEGVIDNSKDVREITAGDGEVRVYLTRRAEIEPRHIVVNSSCGVCGRRLLYTLEILKSEVKVEKRAILSFPRKLREYQSAFNVTGGLHAAALLDTSGDLVAISEDVGRHNAVDKVVGSLLREDRLPASQYVLQVSGRVGYEIVSKAVMAGIPIVSGISAPTSYAVEIAKKSGVTLIGFLRDGYFNVYAHGERLI; translated from the coding sequence GTGCAAGTAGACAAGGTTAAGATCCTTAAGGTCAGGGAAAACGGGGAGAGCCTCGAGGAGGACTACGTAGCTGTAGAGGAACCGCTTGAGATCAAGATATGTGAGGAGGAGTGCAGGACTTTCGCCGTCATCATGAGAACTCCAGGCCAAGACGAGGAGCTCTCCCTGGGCTTCCTCTTCTCGGAAGGGGTAATAGATAACTCGAAGGACGTACGCGAGATTACAGCAGGTGACGGTGAGGTGAGGGTATACTTGACCAGAAGGGCTGAAATTGAGCCCAGACACATAGTGGTGAACTCGAGTTGCGGAGTTTGCGGTAGGAGGCTCCTCTACACCCTGGAGATATTGAAGAGTGAAGTCAAGGTAGAGAAGAGGGCTATACTCTCCTTCCCACGTAAACTGAGGGAATACCAGAGCGCCTTCAACGTGACTGGTGGGCTCCACGCTGCGGCCCTCCTGGACACTTCCGGAGATTTGGTCGCGATTTCCGAGGATGTAGGGAGGCACAACGCTGTCGACAAGGTAGTGGGTAGCCTCCTCAGGGAGGACAGGTTACCTGCGAGCCAATACGTCCTCCAGGTCAGCGGTCGGGTAGGTTATGAGATAGTCAGCAAGGCAGTGATGGCGGGGATCCCGATCGTAAGCGGGATCTCAGCACCCACAAGTTACGCAGTGGAGATTGCAAAGAAATCAGGTGTAACTTTGATAGGGTTCCTGAGGGATGGCTACTTTAACGTTTATGCGCACGGTGAGAGGTTGATCTAG
- a CDS encoding 4-hydroxyphenylacetate 3-hydroxylase family protein: MVVRTGDNYLQSISNRSKVEIYVMGKEVKDVTKHPFLKPSVMSFKATFDAAWEEDTKELGRAWSPFLEEEVNRFNHIHRSPEDLAAKVKLLRKLSHKTGACFQRCVGWDSLNTLNIVTTMMASKGKKEIRDRFVEYLKYVQKNDLALAGAMTDAKGVRNLKPSQQPNKNAYLRITEVTKDGIYVSGAKANITGVAATEEMVVLPTRAMGPEDKDYAVAFALPTDSEGVKIVVGRQLNDARRMEEGEIDGLPYFYNHEGLVIFDNVFVPMNRVFLAGEWEYTGTLVEIFSAYHRQGYGGCKAGLGDVIIGASADLAKQIGVDRASHVQDKLTEMIFLTETMYSAGIAASLNAVKMCDTCWWVNPMHANVTKHLVARFPAQIAQLSIDLAGGAVGTAPSEWDLKNPKLKEYISRYLQGAEDFTAEDRLRMIRLVENVAMGVAFQIESVHGAGSPAAQRIMFSRLYDINFAQEVAKKLAGRKSEVKFTPKAEPWRDSQSEAEAKELKTKS, encoded by the coding sequence ATGGTCGTTAGAACGGGAGATAATTACCTTCAGTCCATAAGTAACCGTTCAAAGGTAGAGATCTATGTCATGGGGAAGGAGGTGAAAGACGTGACCAAGCACCCCTTCCTGAAGCCCTCCGTTATGTCTTTTAAGGCAACCTTTGACGCGGCGTGGGAGGAGGACACTAAGGAGCTGGGGAGGGCGTGGAGCCCCTTCTTGGAGGAGGAGGTTAACAGGTTCAACCACATCCACAGGTCCCCGGAGGACCTAGCTGCGAAGGTGAAGTTACTGAGGAAGCTGAGCCACAAGACCGGGGCCTGCTTCCAGAGGTGCGTAGGTTGGGACTCACTTAACACCCTGAACATAGTCACGACAATGATGGCCAGTAAGGGGAAGAAGGAGATAAGGGACAGGTTCGTGGAGTACCTCAAATACGTACAGAAGAACGACCTAGCCCTAGCCGGTGCTATGACAGACGCCAAGGGGGTCAGGAACCTGAAGCCCAGTCAACAGCCCAACAAGAACGCCTACCTGAGGATAACGGAGGTCACAAAGGACGGTATATACGTCTCCGGTGCAAAGGCGAACATAACAGGAGTAGCTGCCACTGAGGAGATGGTGGTCCTTCCCACTAGGGCGATGGGACCAGAAGACAAGGACTACGCAGTGGCGTTTGCCCTGCCCACGGACAGCGAGGGGGTGAAGATAGTCGTGGGGAGGCAACTGAACGACGCTAGGAGGATGGAGGAGGGGGAGATAGACGGCCTACCCTACTTCTACAACCACGAGGGTCTGGTAATCTTCGACAACGTGTTCGTGCCCATGAACAGGGTCTTCCTAGCTGGGGAGTGGGAGTACACTGGTACTCTCGTGGAGATATTTTCAGCTTACCACAGGCAGGGCTACGGTGGTTGCAAGGCAGGGCTTGGGGACGTTATAATAGGGGCGAGCGCGGACCTGGCGAAACAGATAGGTGTGGACAGGGCCTCCCACGTCCAGGACAAGCTTACGGAGATGATATTCCTGACTGAGACCATGTACTCAGCTGGGATAGCGGCTAGCCTGAACGCGGTGAAGATGTGCGACACCTGCTGGTGGGTAAACCCAATGCACGCCAACGTCACCAAGCACCTCGTAGCGAGGTTCCCAGCACAGATAGCTCAGCTCTCCATTGATCTGGCAGGGGGAGCTGTAGGGACTGCCCCGAGCGAGTGGGACTTAAAGAACCCCAAGCTGAAGGAGTACATCTCCAGGTACCTGCAGGGGGCTGAGGACTTCACTGCTGAGGACAGGTTGAGGATGATAAGGCTAGTTGAGAACGTGGCTATGGGAGTAGCGTTCCAGATAGAGTCCGTCCACGGGGCTGGTAGCCCAGCTGCGCAGAGGATAATGTTCTCGAGGCTCTACGACATCAACTTCGCTCAGGAGGTGGCTAAGAAGCTTGCAGGGAGGAAGAGCGAGGTCAAGTTCACGCCCAAGGCTGAGCCCTGGAGGGACAGCCAGTCTGAGGCAGAGGCTAAGGAGCTAAAGACCAAGAGTTAG
- the tenA gene encoding thiaminase II produces the protein MTRQERFWSSIQDILRGIESHPFIIGLTDGSLPMDSFKHYIIQDALYLNEFSKVLLMASIKAETQEQRMNFMTHVLDASKVEEGLHSSFLKKWGVDLKLQEMSPANKAYTSFLLSVGYSSTFPEILSAVLPCYWIYMHVGKLLLKKGSPVEEYSRWINTYGGEEYERGVRWAVSQLDEVEVTEEVEKRMLYNFRLASIYEYMFWDSAYRKETFPFSLRV, from the coding sequence ATGACAAGACAAGAGAGGTTCTGGTCTTCAATACAGGACATATTAAGGGGCATCGAGAGTCATCCATTTATTATTGGTCTCACTGATGGCTCCCTCCCCATGGACAGCTTCAAGCATTACATTATACAAGATGCCCTCTACCTTAACGAGTTCTCAAAGGTCCTCCTCATGGCCTCCATCAAGGCTGAAACTCAAGAGCAGAGGATGAACTTCATGACCCATGTTCTTGACGCATCCAAGGTGGAGGAGGGCCTTCACTCCTCCTTTCTAAAAAAGTGGGGGGTTGATCTGAAACTACAGGAAATGTCTCCCGCAAACAAGGCTTACACTTCCTTCCTACTTAGCGTCGGCTACTCCTCAACTTTCCCAGAGATCCTCTCCGCGGTCCTCCCTTGTTATTGGATTTACATGCACGTAGGTAAACTACTCTTAAAGAAGGGCTCTCCAGTTGAGGAGTACTCCAGATGGATAAACACCTACGGGGGAGAGGAGTATGAAAGGGGTGTCAGGTGGGCTGTCTCACAACTGGACGAGGTGGAGGTAACCGAAGAGGTTGAAAAAAGGATGCTGTACAACTTTAGGCTGGCGTCCATCTACGAATACATGTTTTGGGACTCAGCGTATAGGAAAGAAACCTTCCCTTTCTCACTTAGGGTTTAG
- the treH1 gene encoding alpha,alpha-trehalase TreH1, whose amino-acid sequence MLAFISNQLTSAILQETSVVWFPVPKFDSPSVFSKLLDEHGGEFSILPEPPYDLDQRYETPMVLTTTVQSERGKMEVTDLLPVGETVIIRRVKSEIPFRVVFNPVFHYGLYRSVQDRERRINPKGRDCVAFLYQYTGEVKQEDEVTWAFSEGEGYLVANYSSDTRHGALSERAKTLSLEFERPFAKTLDYWRRVVKERGGEFRELYRTSLSVLLGSIYVPSGASIASPTTSLPEVVGSSRNWDYRFAWVRDSSIIAESLLDAGYVVEARSIIRFLLSLVNFTSKPFFYPLYSIEGTIPPPERKIPWLSGYKGSRPVRVGNGASTQVQLDVEGFFMASLHKYLQITGDRVFLEENWDRVRYIADWVAENWDMKDSGIWEDRGEPRHYVHSKVMMWVALDRAGKISEFMGFDDEWRERREEIRKWVMENGVKGYFVRYPESREVDASILTAPLYGFVSVDDKTFLETLRKVEEDLVVDGFVKRYRADFMGEAKHPFLLTTAWLARVYIKMGQVEKGRKILRRLDQISGGLRLLGEHFDVSAGEFTGNFPQVFVHAQVVSALKDLGGAREGYA is encoded by the coding sequence ATGTTGGCCTTTATCTCTAACCAACTTACCTCAGCCATATTACAGGAAACTTCAGTTGTATGGTTCCCAGTACCAAAGTTTGACTCACCGTCAGTCTTCTCCAAGTTGTTAGACGAGCATGGTGGAGAGTTCAGCATCCTCCCTGAACCACCCTACGACCTAGACCAGCGTTATGAGACCCCTATGGTCCTGACCACCACGGTTCAAAGCGAGAGGGGAAAGATGGAGGTCACTGACCTCCTACCCGTGGGGGAGACGGTGATAATAAGGAGGGTCAAAAGCGAGATCCCGTTCCGTGTCGTGTTCAACCCAGTCTTCCATTACGGCTTGTATAGGTCCGTCCAGGACAGGGAGAGGAGGATCAACCCCAAGGGTAGGGACTGCGTGGCTTTCCTCTACCAGTACACAGGGGAGGTCAAGCAAGAGGACGAGGTCACGTGGGCCTTCTCTGAGGGCGAGGGCTACCTGGTCGCCAACTACTCCTCCGACACCAGACATGGAGCCCTGAGCGAAAGGGCTAAGACCCTCTCCCTGGAGTTCGAGAGACCCTTCGCGAAGACCTTAGACTACTGGAGGAGGGTAGTGAAGGAGCGTGGGGGAGAGTTCAGGGAGCTGTACAGGACCTCCCTCTCGGTCCTCTTGGGCTCAATCTACGTTCCCTCAGGGGCGTCAATTGCGTCCCCGACGACCTCACTACCCGAGGTCGTTGGTAGCTCGAGGAACTGGGACTACAGGTTCGCGTGGGTGAGGGACTCCTCAATCATAGCTGAGTCCCTCCTCGATGCAGGGTACGTAGTTGAGGCGAGGTCGATCATAAGGTTTCTCCTATCCCTGGTCAACTTCACCTCCAAGCCCTTCTTCTATCCCCTGTACTCCATTGAAGGTACCATCCCTCCCCCCGAGAGGAAGATACCCTGGCTTTCAGGTTACAAGGGGTCCAGACCAGTGAGGGTCGGGAACGGTGCGTCAACTCAAGTCCAACTAGACGTTGAGGGATTCTTCATGGCCTCCCTTCACAAGTACCTCCAGATAACTGGGGACAGGGTCTTCCTAGAGGAGAACTGGGACAGGGTCAGATACATAGCTGACTGGGTCGCTGAGAACTGGGACATGAAGGACTCCGGGATCTGGGAGGACAGGGGTGAACCGAGGCACTACGTCCACTCGAAGGTAATGATGTGGGTGGCTTTGGACAGGGCCGGTAAGATCTCCGAGTTCATGGGGTTCGATGACGAGTGGAGGGAAAGGAGGGAGGAGATAAGGAAGTGGGTAATGGAGAACGGGGTTAAGGGCTACTTCGTTAGGTACCCGGAGAGCCGGGAGGTCGACGCCTCAATCCTGACTGCCCCTTTGTACGGGTTCGTCTCCGTGGATGACAAGACCTTCCTGGAGACCCTGAGGAAGGTGGAGGAAGACCTAGTGGTCGACGGGTTCGTTAAGAGGTACAGGGCCGACTTCATGGGTGAGGCAAAACATCCCTTCCTCCTGACTACCGCTTGGCTCGCTAGGGTATACATCAAGATGGGCCAGGTAGAGAAGGGTAGGAAAATATTGAGGAGGCTCGACCAGATCTCTGGGGGGCTGCGACTCTTGGGGGAGCACTTTGACGTGTCTGCAGGGGAGTTCACGGGGAACTTCCCTCAAGTGTTCGTACACGCCCAAGTTGTCAGTGCTCTAAAGGACTTGGGAGGAGCTAGGGAGGGATATGCTTGA